From a region of the Triticum aestivum cultivar Chinese Spring chromosome 7D, IWGSC CS RefSeq v2.1, whole genome shotgun sequence genome:
- the LOC123167654 gene encoding DNA repair protein RadA, with product MLRTTAAMLPSPASLRALLRLSRRAPFPRLRQLPSPPLLPRLRPLSSSPNPARDPLAPPEPLSSAFAAAASNPEAPADSDPDSSWGVFDPVAGRIVMQTHPPPPTSSSDREEEEEEEEEVVEVKPKARPSGGKREPRWADVATARRAAGKGGKAPRVSYVCSNCGDGFSQWWGTCRGCQAVGTLTKFFPGADSADADADAEGSHHAGRSWIRQKSKEMVPKKLREVTKGFDQAGWRIPLPGTFGNEISRVLGGGVVPGSLVLVGGDPGVGKSTLMLQLASIVSEGSEDHGSSPVVYVSGEESIEQIANRADRMSIKSKDLYLYSSTDIEDILDKIQPLSPKALVVDSIQTVYLSAFAGSAGNQVQVKECTSALLSFAKMTNIPVFLIGHVTKTGDIAGPRVLEHIVDVVLYMEGERCLSHRLLRSAKNRFGSTDELGVFEMSEHGLQAVLNPSEMFLTEHDSDSEILAGLAVAVVLDGSRTFAIEVQALSVPGSLGQGKVVGTKSKRVEMIISVLMKQAGLKLQDNVIYLNVVSGFELSETAGDLAIAASICSSFLEFPIPNDIAFIGEIGLGGELRTVPRMDKRVMAIAKLGYRKCVVPKTSEKLLKPLDLDIQILPCNNLKEFINTVFRPEV from the exons cctcggccttcgccgccgccgcctccaaccCCGAAGCCCCCGCCGACTCCGACCCCGACTCCTCCTGGGGCGTCTTCGACCCCGTCGCCGGCCGCATCGTCATGCAGACGCACCCTCCCCCTCCCACTTCCAGCTCCGaccgagaggaggaggaggaggaggaggaggaggtggtggaggtgaagcCGAAGGCGAGGCCGAGCGGCGGGAAGCGCGAGCCCAGGTGGGCGGATGTGGCCACCGCGAGGAGGGCGGCGGGGAAGGGCGGCAAGGCGCCGAGGGTCTCGTACGTCTGCAGCAACTGCGGGGACGGCTTCTCGCAGTGGTGGGGCACCTGCCGCGGCTGCCAGGCCGTGGGGACCCTCACCAAGTTCTTCCCGGGGGCCGactccgccgacgccgacgccgacgccgaggggTCGCACCACGCCGGCCGCTCGTGGATTCGGCAGAAGAGCAAGGAGATGGTGCCCAAGAAGCTCCGGGAAGTCACCAAGGGGTTTGACCAGGCGGGCTGGCGCATACCGCT GCCAGGGACCTTTGGAAATGAAATTTCTCGGGTGCTTGGAGGTGGCGTCGTTCCTG GCTCCTTGGTTTTAGTAGGTGGGGATCCAGGTGTTGGCAAAAGTACATTGATGCTACAG CTTGCTTCTATTGTATCTGAAGGTTCCGAGGACCATGGGTCTTCTCCTGTTGTGTATGTGTCCGGTGAGGAG AGCATTGAGCAAATTGCAAATAGGGCTGACCGGATGAGTATCAAGTCTAAAGATTTGTATCTATACTCTAGTACAGATATTGAG GATATCTTGGACAAAATCCAGCCACTATCTCCAAAAGCTCTTGTTGTTGATTCAATTCAGACAGTTTATCTATCAGCATTTGCTGGAAGTGCTGGGAATCAAGTGCAG GTCAAGGAATGCACATCTGCCTTGTTAAGTTTTGCTAAAATGACAAATATCCCTGTTTTCCTG ATTGGACACGTCACAAAAACTGGTGATATTGCTGGCCCTCGTGTTCTAGAGCACATAGTAGATGTTGTTTTGTATATGGAG GGAGAGAGATGCTTATCTCATCGACTGTTACGGTCAGCGAAGAATCGTTTCGGTTCAACAGACGAG CTTGGTGTATTTGAAATGTCAGAACACGGTCTGCAAGCTGTTCTGAATCCCAGTGAGATGTTCTTAACTGAGCATGACTCTGATTCTGAGATACTGGCTGGGCTTGCTGTAGCTGTTGTTTTGGATGGATCCAGAACCTTCGCTATTGAAGTTCAG GCACTGTCTGTTCCTGGTTCTCTTGGTCAAGGAAAAGTCGTTGGCACAAAGTCAAAAAGGGTTGAGATGATAATATCA GTTCTTATGAAGCAGGCAGGTCTAAAACTTCAGGATAAT GTTATTTATCTGAATGTGGTCAGTGGGTTCGAGCTGTCGGAGACTGCAGGAGATCTGGCCATAGCAGCTTCGATTTGCAGCAG TTTCTTGGAGTTTCCTATCCCAAATGATATTGCATTTATTGGAGAGATTGGCCTTGGTGGTGAACTTAGAACT GTGCCAAGAATGGATAAGCGGGTGATGGCTATCGCGAAGTTGGGCTACAGGAAATGCGTCGTCCCCAAGACTTCAGAGAAGCTGCTCAAACCTCTCGATCTCGATATCCAGATCTTGCCCTGCAACAACCTGAAGGAGTTCATAAACACAGTGTTCAGGCCAGAAGTATGA